The segment GAGCGAGCGCGAGATGCGGCGCATCCGGGGCAGCCGCGTCTCGATGATCCTGCAGGATCCGATGAGCTCGCTGAACCCGGTCTTCACCATCGGCGATCAGGTGGCCGAGGCGCTGCGCATCCACCAGCGCCTGGACGGGTCGCGGCTCTGGGCCACCGCGCGGGACATGCTCCGCCGCGTGCGGATTCCCTCGCCGGAGCTCCGGCTGCGCGCCTACCCCCACCAGCTCTCGGGCGGGATGCGCCAGCGGGTGGTCGGGGCCATCGCGCTGTCCTGCCGGCCGCGGGTCCTCCTCGCCGACGAGCCCACGACGTCGCTGGACGTGACCATCCAGGCGCAGTACCTGCGCCTGCTCAAGGAGCTGCAGCAGGAGATGCGGCTGGCCCTCGTCTTCATCACCCACGATTTCGGGATCGTGGCGAAGATGTGCGACCGGGTCGCGGTGATGTACGCCGGCCGTATCGTGGAGACGGGGGACGTGCGAGAGATCTTCAACCGGCCACGGCATCCGTACACGCAGGCCCTGCTCGCCTCGGTGCCTCCGCTCGAGTCGCGTGTCGAGCGCCTGGCCTCGATCGAGGGCCAGCCGCCGCCGCTGCACGCGCTGCCGCCGGGGTGTCCCTTCGTGCCTCGCTGCGCTCACGCCCGCACGGTGTGCCGCCAGGAGTATCCGCCCGTGGTGGCGGCCGGCCACGACGACGGACACCGCGCCGCCTGCTGGAAGGTGGCCGAGCGCTGGGATGGGTGAACCCGTCCTGGCCGTGCGGGGCCTCGTCAAGCACTTCCCGGTCAAGCGCGGGGTGATGGTGAGCCGGGTCGTCGGGCAGGTCCGGGCGGTGGACGGCGTGAGCTTCACCGTGGGCCGCGGCGAGACGTTCGCCCTGGTCGGCGAGTCGGGGTGCGGCAAGACCACGACGGCGCGGGTGATCCTGAAACTGGAATCGCCGACCGAGGGCACGATCCACGTCCTCGGCCAGGACATCACGAGGCTGCAGGGCCGCGAGCTGCGCGCCCATCGGGCCACGATCCAGGCGGTCTTCCAGGACCCGTGGAGCAGCCTCAATCCCCGCAAGCGGGTGCGCGCCATCGTCGGCGAGCCACTGATCGTCAACCGCGCGCTGCCTCGAACCCAGGTGGCCGCCCGCGTCGCCGAGCTGCTCGATCAGGTCGGGCTGTCGCCCCAGAGCGGCGACCTCTACCCTCACGAGTTCAGCGGCGGCCAGCGCCAGCGCATCGCCATCGCGCGAGCCCTGGCCCTCAACCCCGCCCTCGTCGTGCTCGACGAGCCGGTGTCGGCCCTCGACGTCTCCATCCGCGCGCAGATCATGAATCTGCTGCGCGACCTGCAGCAGCGGCTGGGGCTGGCCTACCTGCTCATCGCCCACGACCTGGCCACCGTCCGCTACATGGCCACCACCGTGGGCGTGATGTACCTGGGGCGTCTGGTCGAAGAGGCCGAGGCCGAGGAGCTGTTCACGCGCCCCAGCCATCCCTACACCCGGGCCCTGCTATCGGCGGCGCTGCCGTCCCATCCGGACGTCAAGCGGGAGGAGGTGATCCTGGCCGGCGAGGTCCCGAGCCCGCTTCAGGTTCCCCCGGGCTGCCGGTTCCACACCCGCTGCCCGTCGGTGTTACCCCAGTGCAACGAGGTCGATCCGGAGGTCCGCGAGCTCGTCCCCGGCCACCGTGTCGCCTGCCACCTGTACTGAAGCGTCAGCCGTCGGCGATGTCGATCAGGAGCGCGGCGTGGTCGCTGAGCGCGTCGCGGCGCCAGCGGCCCGTGCCACCCCAGACGTAATCCACGGTCTTCAGTCGCCCGAGCAGGGTGGCATTGACGAACGCCTGGTCGATCCGGAAGCCGTTGCGCCCGTTCGGCGAGTACCACGTGTAGGCGCGCGCCTCGCCGCGATGTTCAGCGTGGTGTCGAGCAACAGCGTCTGGGGAGCGCCGCTGGCCGGCGGGTGGAGCTGGAAGATCTCCCCCGTGCAGAAGCCGCCGTACACGTATGCGCTCGGGAGAACGCGCCTCAGGCCGGCGGCAGCTCGAGCCGCCGGCCGTCGAGCTCGACCACGGCGCCGAGCTGGCGGATGCGCTCGAGCTGATCGTAGTAGACGGTCTCCTCGACCATCCGGCCGTCGCGCACGCAGATCAGCGCGCACAGGTGCTGGGTGACCCGCCGCCCGGTGGGTGGCAGGCCCAGGAACGGTCCCAGGTGCGTCGCCGTGGCGACGTTCTCGCAGATGACCCACTCGCCCATGGCGACGAGCCGCTCGATCTCGATCGTCACGTCGGGGAAGGCCTTCCACCAGAGATCGTAGTACCGGGCCACCGCAGCCTTGCCGCGCAGGGTCACGCCCGCGGCCACGACGCGGTAGATCACGTCGTCGGCCAGCGTGGCCAGCGTGCGCTCGTGGTCGTGCGCGCTTTCCGCGGCGAAGTGCTCGCGGGCCAGCCGGACGTTGGCGTCTTCCGTGAGAGTCACGCTCGTCTCGGCCCGGCTAGGAGGCCGTGGCTGCCGCGCGACTGCGGAAGCGCCGGTAGCAGTGCACGGCGTTGTCCCAGAGCAGCTTGCGCCGGGCCGTCTCGGGGATCGAGGTCCAGCCCAGCACCGCGTCCACCGACTTGGGGAACCAGCTCTCCGAGTGCGGATAGTCGGTGGCGAACATGAGCGTGTCCTCGCCCAGCGCCTCGATGGCCTGGCGCAGCGACAGCTCCCCCTCGTGGAGCTGGATGCTCTGGTAGTACTGCGGCCCCCGGATGTACTCGCTGGGCTTGCGCTTGAGCGGGGGCAGCGCGTGCTGGCACATCTCGGCGTGCTCGTCCAGCCGGGCGGCCCAGAAGGCCAGCCAGCCGTGCCCGCATTCGAGCGACGTCAGGCGCAGCTCCGGGTAACGGTCCAGCACGCCGGCGCCGATCAGCGCCGCCATGTTGCGCTGGGCGTTCCACACGTGGCCGGCCGCGCGCTGCAGGAAGACGTTGTCCCAGGTGTCCCACATCCCCGGCGGGTAGGGGATCGTCATCGTGAACGAATGGATGACGATGGTCAGGTCGTGCTCCTGGGCGGCCGCCCAGATGGGCTCCCAGTCGGGGTCGTCCAGCGACATCTCGGGCGGGCAGATGGGAAAAACGCCGACCGGCCAGGGCTCCCGGCCGCAGCGCCGAATCTCCGCGACCGAGGCCGCGACGTCGCGGCCCGAGACCAGGATGACGCTGGTCAGCCGGTCGGGATACGGCGCGCAGTAGTCCTTGAGGAAGCGGTGATAGGCCTGGTACATGGCCAGCTCGAGCCCCACGTCGTCGAGGCCGCAGAACGCCGGCAGCCCGCCCGAGGGCAGGATCATGTTGGCGTCGACGCCCTCGATGTCCAGGTCCTTCACCCGGGCGTGAGGATCGAAGTTGACGCGGTCGCTCGGGAAGGGCGGGCCCTGCCAGCGCACGTCCCAGGGCGTGCCGCCGTCCTTCAGCCCCCGCGTCACCGCGGGGGCGGGCGGAACGCGCTCGCGCGAGCCCAGACGGCGATCGAGCTCGGGACGCTTGCCCACGCGATAGCGGGACTTGCCGCCGCGACCGGGCAGGTGCCGGACCAGAGGCTCCTTGAGCTTGGCCCGATCGGTGGCCGCGAGGTATTCCTCGATCGGCTCGGTGGGCTCGATGATGTGGGTGTCCGCGTCGAAGATCCGATAGCCCGCGCGTGCCATAGGCGGTTCTCCTCGGGGGACGGTTGACGCCTGTGACCCGAGAACTTAGCATGAACCCTCACCATGAGCGACCCGGTCGCGTCCCGCCCCGTCATCGTCCACGAGACCCCGTCCCCGATGGCCGCGTCGCCGGCGGTATGGGGCAGCGACGCCATCGCCGCTTGCCTGCGCACGCTCGACATCCCGTACCTGGCGCTGAACCCCGGGGCCAGCTACCGCGGGCTGCACGACAGCCTGGTGAACTACCTGGGGAACAGCCGACCGCAAATGCTGCTGGCCATCCACGAAGAGGCCGCCGTCACCATGGCCCACGGCTACGCCAAGGTGGCCGAGCGCATGATGGGGGCCGTCGTGCATTCCAACGTGGGGCTCATGCACGCGACGATGGCCATCTTCAACGCCTGGTGCGATCGGCAGCCCGTGCTGATCCTGGGCGCCACCGGCCCCTGGGACGCCGCCCGGCGCCGCCCGTGGATCGACTGGATCCACACCGCGGCCGACCAGGGGGCGCTGGTCCGCGACTACACCAAGTGGGACAACCAGCCGGCCTCGGTGCCGGCGGCCTGCGAAGCGCTCATGCGCGCCGCGCAGCTCGCCAACACGCCGCCTCGTGGGCCGGTCTACGTCAACCTCGACGCCGGGCTGCAGGAGACGAGGATCGACGCGCTGCCGCCGATGCCGGAAGCGTCTCGCCATCGAGCTCCGGAAAGCCCGCGGCCGGCCCCCGAGCTGGTGACCGAGGCGGCGCGGCTGCTGTCGGCGGCCCGGCGGCCCGTCATCCTGGTCGGGCGCAGCCGGCGCAGTGAGCTGGCCTGGAAGGCGCGGGTGACGCTGGCCGAGGCGCTGAACGCGTCCGTCATCACGGACCTCAAGCTGGCGGCGGCCTTTCCGACCGACCACCCGCTGCACGTCGCGCCGCCGGGATCGTTCCCGCACACCCGGGCCCAGGCGGCCCTCCGCGAGGCCGACGTGGTCCTCTCGCTCGACTGGACGGATCTGGCCGGGACTCTGAAAACCGCGTTCGGCGGCGAGCGGGTGTCGGCGAAGGTGGTCAACGTCTCCCTCGACGCCCACGCCCACCGCGGCTGGAGCATGGACCACCAGGGCCTTCCCGTCGCCGACGTCTATCTGCTGTGCGAGCCCGATGCGGCCTTGCCGGCCCTGATCGACGCCGTGTCGCCGCGCCGGGTGGAGCGCCCGTCGGGGCCATCATACGAGGAAGCCCGGCCGATCGACGACGAGGCGCTCTCGTTGCAGGCGCTGGCCGGCGTCTTCAACGAGGCGGCCCGGGGAATCTCGGTGAGCCTCACGCGGGTGCCGCTCGGCTGGCACGGATCCTATCGCCACTTCCGTCATCCCCTCGATTACATCGGCGCCGACGGGGGCGCCGGTGTGGGCTCGGGGCCGGGCATCACCGTGGGGGCGGCGCTCGCCCTCAAAGGCTCGGGACGGGTGCCGGTAGCGCTCATGGGCGACGGCGACTTCCTCATGAGCGTGACGGCGCTGTGGACGGCGACCCACTACCAGATCCCCTGTCTCATCGTCGTATGTAACAACCGAGCCTTCTACAACGACGAGCTCCACCAGGAGCGCGTGGCCCGGGAACGCGGCCGGCCCGTGGAGAACAAGTGGATCGGCCAGCGCCTGGCCGATCCCGACATCGACCTGGCCGCCATCGCCCGCGCCCAGGGCGCCGAGGGCATCGGGCCAGTTACGCGTCCGGCCGAGGCCGGCAAGGCGATCGCTCAGGGGCTGGCGATGGTCCAGCAGGGCGCCGTCTGCGTGATCGACGCGCGCGTGTTACCCGGCTACGGCACCGACATGAGCGGCACTCCGAGCCCGCGCCGGCGCTGAGGCAGCTCCCACGTCCCGTCGTCTGTCCGTGGCGCTCGTGGCGCTCGCCGCGGGCCTTGCGCACGCCGCCGCCGTCGTACCGCCTGCCGAGTGGCTCATCGACCAGGTCCGTGTCCTCTCGGCGCCGGACATGGATGGCCGCGCGGCGGGGACGGCCGGCGCCGACCGGGCCGCCCGCCACATCGCCCGGGTCTTCCAGGAGGCCGGGCTGCGCCCGGGCGGAGAGGCCGGCAGCTTCCTGCAGCCGTTCGAGGTGCCGACGGGCACCCGACTGGGCGCCAGCAACGCGCTGACGCTGCTCGATCCCCAGCCCCGGACCCTGGCGGTGCGGCGCGACTTCGTGCCGCTGGCCGTTTCCACCGACGGCGACGTGACGGGAGAGGTGGTGTTCGTCGGCTACGGGATCACCGCACCCGATCTGCAGTACGACGACTACGCCGGTGTCGATGTACGCGGCAAGATCGTCATGGCCATGACGAAGGAGCCGCGCGCCCGCGATCCCGCCAGCCCGTTTCGCCGGCCGGACGCCTATCACTACTCCGAAGGCCGGCACAAGATCATCAACGCACGCGAGCACGGCGCCCGGGCCATCCTCCTGGTGAATCACCCCGCCGGCGATCGGGACACGTTGCCGGCGCTTCGCGGCGTCAGCCAGCCGTGGGGTATCCTGGCCGCCGCGATCACCCGTCCGGTCGCCGAGGCCATGCTGGCGCGGGCCGGTCCCGGTCTGGCCGAGCGTGCCACGGCCATCGATCAGGCGCTGGGGGCACGATCGGCCGCGCTCGCCGGGACCACGCTGAGACTGCAGATCGACCTCGAGCGCGATCACGCCGCCACGGCCAACGTGATCGGCGTCCTGCCGGGGACGGATCCGGCGCTTCGCCGGGAGTCGATCGTGCTGGGGGCCCATTACGATCATCTCGGCCGCGGTGGCGAGGGGTCCCTGGCGCCCGATCAGGTCGGCGCGGTGCATCCGGGCGCCGACGACAACGCTTCGGGCGCCGCCGTGGTCATGGGTCTGGCCCGCGCCTTCGCCGCGACCGGTGGCGTGCCGCGGACGCTGGTCTTCATCGCCTTCTCGGGCGAGGAGATGGGCCTTCTCGGCTCCAGTCATTACGCGAACCATCGGGCCGGAGCCCACGGCCGGATCGTCTTGATGGTGAACCTCGACATGGTGGGCTGGCTACGCGAAGGCAAGCTCTACGTGGGTGGCGTCGACAGCGGGACCGGCCTGCGCCGCATCGTGACCGATGCCGCGCAGGGGCTGGGCGTGACGCTCGAGCTACGCGGCGATCCCTTCGCGCCCTCGGACCACGTGGCCTTCTACGGGGCGGGCACGCCGGTGCTCTTTTTCTTCACCGGCGCCCACGGCGACTACCATCGCCCGACCGACACCTGGGACAAGCTGAACCCGAAGGGAATGGCGACAGTCGGCGAGCTGGTCGCGCGCGTCATCGCGACGATCGCCGCGCAGCCCAACGGGCCGGCGTACGTGAAGGTGGCCGCGCCGGGGACGGGCAGCCGCGGTGGCGGGTACGGACCGTTCTTCGGCGTGGTCCCGGACTTCGGTGCGGCCGAGCGCCCCGGCGTGAAAATCACCAGCGTGCGCCCCGGCAGCCCGGCCGAGAAGGCCGGCGTGCGGGCGGGCGACATCATCGTGCGGTTCGCCGGCGTCGAGGTGCGGACCCTGGACGACCTGACGTTCGCCCTGCGCAGCCGGCGGGCGGGCGATCAAGTCGACGTGGTCGTCGTCCGTGACGGACGCGAGGCGCAGATGTCCGCGGTGCTGGAGGAGCGCCGCTAGTCAGCTTTCCCCGAGGTCGGGGGACTCCACGAGAGCGCGTGGATGCAGCACATCGATCCCCAGCGGACATCAAGACGCTCGCCGAGCCAGCCGGGGCAGGAGCTCCGTGGGTGAATGCTGAGGCCTCGTGCGCTGCGCCGGCCCGCAGAGTATGCGCAGGATCCGAGGGTACGGGAGCCGACGGGTCGCCTGAACTGCAACGTGCCATCGGGCTGTCGGTCAACTTGAAAGCCCTCCTCGTGCACTGCCCGGTGATGCCGCCGACAGAGCAAGGTGAGGTTCGAGAGCGTGGTCGGGCCACCGTGCGCCCAGTGACGGATGTGGTGGCCCTGGCCGAAACGCACGCTGCAGCCGGGAAAGCGGCAGCCGCGGTCGCGGTGCTGCGGGCGGGATCGTCCGCGTTCGGGCGCCGACTTCCAGCAGGCGGCCGTCCTGGTCGTGGCGCATCACCACCCTGGTGGCACCGCACGCCAGGCGCTGGGACGTTTCCGCGGAAACGCGTGTCCCCTCCTCGAGGACGGACTGGCCGGGCGCGTTCTGATCCGCCAGGACCTCAGCGTCGACGTGGATCACCACCTGGTAGCGCTCTCCCGGGGCCCCGGGATCGAGCCCGTGGTGCAAAGCCGTCTCGGCCCGCAGCGCCAGGGCGTCGGCCTGCTGCTGGGCCAGCGTGGACGTGTCCGGGTAAAAGGAGGATGCTCCCGCCGGAACGTCGGCCGAGCTGGGGTCCGTCTCGGCGGGATACTGCTGCTCCATGGCGCGCGCTTTCCGATACAGCGTCTCCCGGGCCGCCGTCAGCGCCTGCGCCGACCTCGGGCTCCAGCCGCGTCGAATTCCCGGATCAGATCCAGGAGGCGTGCCGTCGCGGCGTCCAGGTGGGCCGCCAGCTCGGCGATCTCGTCGCCCAGCCGGTCGAGCTCCGCGATGCGATCGTGGGTGGGAAGCACAGCTGGCGAATGCGTGTGCATGGCGAGTCCTCCATCTGCTGGAGGAACTCTACACCGTGGTTTTCGGCTCGAGCCGGAGCGCGCAGGATGAACGATCGTGCGACGGGGAATGATTTTTGATGCTTCCACGCCCGAACGTGAGGCGTTGCGTCTTTGCCGGCCGCTAGGCCAGCATTTGTTCAGCGCTAGCGACGGCGCTCATCGCTCCTGGGCTAAGCGTGTCGAGCCCAAAAATCAATACGCGAATCACCGCGCGGGATGCGGCACGATGGCGGGCGCCTCCTCGGCCAGCGCGTGCCCGTAGCCCTGGCAGGTCAACCGCGGGTTGGTCGGGCTGAACAGGCCAGCCGGATTCTCCTTCCAGAGCCAGACGTGCAGGTCGTAGTGCTGCAAGGCTCTTGGCATGAGCGGCTCGTGGCCCTCCATCGGCCCGTCGAAGGGTTGGCCGAAGATCATCGGCCGTTCCTTGACGCCGGTGGCGAGCGGAACGAACCACTCGGCCCCGACGAGCCGGAGCGTCGTGCCGTCCGGTTCGTAGAGCAGGATCGGCGGACGCAGCGGGTCAGGTACGGGGGCGACGAGCGCGGGGTTCAGAAAATGGATGCCCATCCCGCCCACTGGATACGGGACCTGGCCCGCTCCTCCGGCTCGGGGGTAGTGAACACAGCCGACCGTGGAGAAATACCCGTCGCGGACGGCGACGTAGGGATCGCGGTATTTGTCGAGCGCCCTGCGGACCCTCTCCAGCTCCGCAGAAACGGCGGGGCGCTCCTCCCCGCGGACCGTCGACTGGGACACCGTGCCGCATCCGGCCCCTATCAGAAGAACGAGACCGAGCACCGAGCAGCCGGACAGCATCCTCATCCCTCTTTCTCCTTCTCTCACGGCCGCATGCCGTGTGACCACGGCCCCGGTTCGCGCAGGGGCGCGGCCAGGGTCGCGAACTCGCAGAGGAGCGGCCGCGTGTCCCGCGGGTCGATGATCTCCTCGATCCAGAACGTCTCCGCCGAGCGGAAGGGCGAGCGCAGCTTGGTCAGGCGCTCCTCGATCTCGGCGAGCTTCTGCTTGGGATCGGGCGCGGCGTCCAGCTCCGCGCGGTAGGCGGCCTCGATGCCGCCCTCCAGCGGCAGCGAGCCCCAGCGGCCCGACGGCCACGCGTAGCGCATGCAGTAGCGGCCGCCGTTGCGGTGGGCGGCCCCGGCCACACCGAACACGTTGCGGATGATCACGGCGCACCAGGGGACGGTGGTCTGCCAGATCGCCGACATCGCACGCACGCCTTGCTTGATGGTGCCGGTCCGTTCGGCCTGGGAGCCGATGAGGAACCCCGGGCAGTCCACGAGGTGGACGACGGGCAGGTGGAACGTCTGGGCCAGATCCACGAAGCGTTCGACCTTCTGGCAGGTGTCGGCGGTCCAGGCGCCGCCGTAGAACATCGGGTCGCTGGCCATCAGCGCGACCGGCCAGCCGTCGAGCCGGGCCAGCCCCGTGATCATGGAGCGTCCGTAGAGGGGCGCGATCTCGAAGAACGATCCCTGGTCGACGAGGGCCTCGACGATCGGCCGCATCCGGTAGACCTTGCGCGGATCGCGCGGAACGGCGTCGGCAAGCCCGGGCTCGCGCCGCTGGCGGTCGTCGGTCTCGGGTCCGCGCGGCGGCAGCGCGTAGATCGAGGAGGGCAGATAGGAGAGGAAGCGCCGCGTGCGGGCGAAGGCCTCGTCCTCGCTGTCGACGGCGTCGTCCACGGCGCCGGCCTTGAGCTGCAGCTCCCAGCCACCCAGCTCCTGTTGGGAGAGCTTCTCGCCGGTCCGCTCCACCACCGGCGGGCCGGCCACGAACAGGGCCGATCGTTCTTTGACCATCACCGAGTAGTGGGCGGCGGCGAGGTGGGCCGCGCCCAACCCCGCGACCGAGCCCAGGCCGAGCGCGACCCGGGGAATCACCGCCATGTTCGCGACGACCTGCTCCCAGCCGGCCACCGCCGGCACGTTGGCGCGTCCGGTGGTCTCGATCGTCTTCACCGAGCCGCCCCCGCCCGAGCCCTCCACGAGTCTCACCAGGGGCAGCCGCAGGTCGTGGGCCATCCGCTCGCACTGGTGGTGCTTCTCCTTGATCGTCGCGTCGGCGGAGCCACCGCGCACGGTGAAGTCGTCGCCACCGACCACGACCGGCCGGGTGTCGATGCGGCCCCGGCCGAAGACGAAGTTCGAGGGCGTGAGATCCACCAGGTCGTTGCGCTCGTCGTAGGTC is part of the Candidatus Methylomirabilota bacterium genome and harbors:
- a CDS encoding amidohydrolase family protein: MARAGYRIFDADTHIIEPTEPIEEYLAATDRAKLKEPLVRHLPGRGGKSRYRVGKRPELDRRLGSRERVPPAPAVTRGLKDGGTPWDVRWQGPPFPSDRVNFDPHARVKDLDIEGVDANMILPSGGLPAFCGLDDVGLELAMYQAYHRFLKDYCAPYPDRLTSVILVSGRDVAASVAEIRRCGREPWPVGVFPICPPEMSLDDPDWEPIWAAAQEHDLTIVIHSFTMTIPYPPGMWDTWDNVFLQRAAGHVWNAQRNMAALIGAGVLDRYPELRLTSLECGHGWLAFWAARLDEHAEMCQHALPPLKRKPSEYIRGPQYYQSIQLHEGELSLRQAIEALGEDTLMFATDYPHSESWFPKSVDAVLGWTSIPETARRKLLWDNAVHCYRRFRSRAAATAS
- a CDS encoding ABC transporter ATP-binding protein; translation: MSVPLLEVRDLRTWFFTRWGVVKAVDGVSFAVHQGETLGIVGESGCGKSMTALSVLRLVPRPGGRIMGGQVLLEGDDLLAKSEREMRRIRGSRVSMILQDPMSSLNPVFTIGDQVAEALRIHQRLDGSRLWATARDMLRRVRIPSPELRLRAYPHQLSGGMRQRVVGAIALSCRPRVLLADEPTTSLDVTIQAQYLRLLKELQQEMRLALVFITHDFGIVAKMCDRVAVMYAGRIVETGDVREIFNRPRHPYTQALLASVPPLESRVERLASIEGQPPPLHALPPGCPFVPRCAHARTVCRQEYPPVVAAGHDDGHRAACWKVAERWDG
- a CDS encoding oligopeptide/dipeptide ABC transporter ATP-binding protein — its product is MGEPVLAVRGLVKHFPVKRGVMVSRVVGQVRAVDGVSFTVGRGETFALVGESGCGKTTTARVILKLESPTEGTIHVLGQDITRLQGRELRAHRATIQAVFQDPWSSLNPRKRVRAIVGEPLIVNRALPRTQVAARVAELLDQVGLSPQSGDLYPHEFSGGQRQRIAIARALALNPALVVLDEPVSALDVSIRAQIMNLLRDLQQRLGLAYLLIAHDLATVRYMATTVGVMYLGRLVEEAEAEELFTRPSHPYTRALLSAALPSHPDVKREEVILAGEVPSPLQVPPGCRFHTRCPSVLPQCNEVDPEVRELVPGHRVACHLY
- a CDS encoding ester cyclase; this translates as MTLTEDANVRLAREHFAAESAHDHERTLATLADDVIYRVVAAGVTLRGKAAVARYYDLWWKAFPDVTIEIERLVAMGEWVICENVATATHLGPFLGLPPTGRRVTQHLCALICVRDGRMVEETVYYDQLERIRQLGAVVELDGRRLELPPA
- a CDS encoding M28 family peptidase → MALAAGLAHAAAVVPPAEWLIDQVRVLSAPDMDGRAAGTAGADRAARHIARVFQEAGLRPGGEAGSFLQPFEVPTGTRLGASNALTLLDPQPRTLAVRRDFVPLAVSTDGDVTGEVVFVGYGITAPDLQYDDYAGVDVRGKIVMAMTKEPRARDPASPFRRPDAYHYSEGRHKIINAREHGARAILLVNHPAGDRDTLPALRGVSQPWGILAAAITRPVAEAMLARAGPGLAERATAIDQALGARSAALAGTTLRLQIDLERDHAATANVIGVLPGTDPALRRESIVLGAHYDHLGRGGEGSLAPDQVGAVHPGADDNASGAAVVMGLARAFAATGGVPRTLVFIAFSGEEMGLLGSSHYANHRAGAHGRIVLMVNLDMVGWLREGKLYVGGVDSGTGLRRIVTDAAQGLGVTLELRGDPFAPSDHVAFYGAGTPVLFFFTGAHGDYHRPTDTWDKLNPKGMATVGELVARVIATIAAQPNGPAYVKVAAPGTGSRGGGYGPFFGVVPDFGAAERPGVKITSVRPGSPAEKAGVRAGDIIVRFAGVEVRTLDDLTFALRSRRAGDQVDVVVVRDGREAQMSAVLEERR
- a CDS encoding HNH endonuclease signature motif containing protein — encoded protein: MRFGQGHHIRHWAHGGPTTLSNLTLLCRRHHRAVHEEGFQVDRQPDGTLQFRRPVGSRTLGSCAYSAGRRSARGLSIHPRSSCPGWLGERLDVRWGSMCCIHALSWSPPTSGKAD
- a CDS encoding thiamine pyrophosphate-dependent enzyme, with the translated sequence MSDPVASRPVIVHETPSPMAASPAVWGSDAIAACLRTLDIPYLALNPGASYRGLHDSLVNYLGNSRPQMLLAIHEEAAVTMAHGYAKVAERMMGAVVHSNVGLMHATMAIFNAWCDRQPVLILGATGPWDAARRRPWIDWIHTAADQGALVRDYTKWDNQPASVPAACEALMRAAQLANTPPRGPVYVNLDAGLQETRIDALPPMPEASRHRAPESPRPAPELVTEAARLLSAARRPVILVGRSRRSELAWKARVTLAEALNASVITDLKLAAAFPTDHPLHVAPPGSFPHTRAQAALREADVVLSLDWTDLAGTLKTAFGGERVSAKVVNVSLDAHAHRGWSMDHQGLPVADVYLLCEPDAALPALIDAVSPRRVERPSGPSYEEARPIDDEALSLQALAGVFNEAARGISVSLTRVPLGWHGSYRHFRHPLDYIGADGGAGVGSGPGITVGAALALKGSGRVPVALMGDGDFLMSVTALWTATHYQIPCLIVVCNNRAFYNDELHQERVARERGRPVENKWIGQRLADPDIDLAAIARAQGAEGIGPVTRPAEAGKAIAQGLAMVQQGAVCVIDARVLPGYGTDMSGTPSPRRR
- a CDS encoding carboxyl transferase domain-containing protein, which produces MTWDPELEELKRREALAERLGGPERVARQHAAGRLTIRERIARLVDPGSFHEIGKIAGRATYDERNDLVDLTPSNFVFGRGRIDTRPVVVGGDDFTVRGGSADATIKEKHHQCERMAHDLRLPLVRLVEGSGGGGSVKTIETTGRANVPAVAGWEQVVANMAVIPRVALGLGSVAGLGAAHLAAAHYSVMVKERSALFVAGPPVVERTGEKLSQQELGGWELQLKAGAVDDAVDSEDEAFARTRRFLSYLPSSIYALPPRGPETDDRQRREPGLADAVPRDPRKVYRMRPIVEALVDQGSFFEIAPLYGRSMITGLARLDGWPVALMASDPMFYGGAWTADTCQKVERFVDLAQTFHLPVVHLVDCPGFLIGSQAERTGTIKQGVRAMSAIWQTTVPWCAVIIRNVFGVAGAAHRNGGRYCMRYAWPSGRWGSLPLEGGIEAAYRAELDAAPDPKQKLAEIEERLTKLRSPFRSAETFWIEEIIDPRDTRPLLCEFATLAAPLREPGPWSHGMRP